The nucleotide window GATAAGTCACCTTTTCCCTTTCCGCTCAGTGACTTGCCGTACAGATAACGGCTCCGGGATAACCCTGATTTGCCGGGACAAGCCGGCGCCCGCGTATACCGCCGGCCGTTGATGGCGGAAGTTGTCCGTATACGTCCCACAGCGCGTCCCCAGGCGCGACACAGCTTGTCCGGCGGGTTATCCCCAGCCCGGGGCAAAGCTATCCACAGCCGGCTCAGCCCTCGGCGGCCTTTGCGGCGATGTATACCGGGTCGACGTGCGTCATCACGTTCAGTACATGGTGGTGTTCGAGCGTGCGGCGCCGCGCCTCCACCGCGATGGCATGGCCCTGCGCCACGGTCAGGGTGGCGTCGATCTCGAGATGCACATCCACCAGCACCTGGTCGCCCATCTTGCGGGTGCGCAGGTCGTGCAGGCCGAGCACGCCGGGCGTGGCCAGCATGGTGGCGCGGATCGCGGTGACGGTCTCCGCGTCGGCGGCGCGGTCCATCAGGTCGTTGAGCGCATCCCAGCCAAAGCGCAGCCCCATGCGCGCCACCATCAGCCCGACCACGATCGCCGCGATCGGATCCAGGACGTGGTAGCCCAGCAGGTTGCCGCCGATGCCAAGCGCCACCACCAGCGACGACGCCGCATCCGAGCGCGCATGCCAGGCGTTGGCCACCAGCATGCTCGAACGCACCCGCCGCGCCACCGCCAGCATGTAGCGGAACAGCAGTTCCTTGGCTGCCAGCGCGGCCAGCGCCACCCACAGCGCCACCGGCTGCACCGGCTGCGCCCCGGCCGGATGCTGCAGCTTGCCCAGCGCCGCCCACAGCATGCCCGCGCCCACCGTCAGCAGCAGCACCCCGAGGGCCAGCGAGGCGGCGGTCTCGAAGCGCAGGTGGCCGTACTGGTGGTCGGCGTCCGGATCCTTGCGGCTTTGCCAGCCGGCGGCCAGCACGACGAAGTCTGACAGCAGGTCGGACAGCGAATGCGCGGCGTCGGCAAGCAGCGCCTGCGAGCCGGAGATCACGCCCGCGACCGCCTGTACCGAAGTCAGGCCGATATTGACCGCGACGCTGACCAGCGTGCTGCGCCGGCCGGCGCGGTGGCGCACCTCGGCTTGCGCCGCGGGGGTGGCGCCGTCGTCGGGCGGGCTGTCCGGTCTTGCGTGCATGCGGGGGGAGCGTGAATCCATCGGGTGACTATAGCCGAACCTGCCGGGAGCGCGGCGCGGCGTACGGCCACGCCATCGTGCCGATTTCGTAACAGCGCTGGCTAACTTATTGCGCCAGCTTTACGGTAGAAAGGACGGGCACCGCACGAAGCGTGCGGACCAGCGCCAGCGAGCGCACCCGGTCTTTGCAAGGAGGGCTCTCACGATGGCGATCCGTTCGCTAGCCTCGCACAGCACATCCCAGCTACGCCGCCTGGTCGGGCAGATGCAGGCGGAAGTCGACGCACTCGAAAACCTTTCCACGCCCGATGCCGATGCGCAAAGCCGCCTG belongs to Cupriavidus taiwanensis and includes:
- a CDS encoding cation diffusion facilitator family transporter — its product is MHARPDSPPDDGATPAAQAEVRHRAGRRSTLVSVAVNIGLTSVQAVAGVISGSQALLADAAHSLSDLLSDFVVLAAGWQSRKDPDADHQYGHLRFETAASLALGVLLLTVGAGMLWAALGKLQHPAGAQPVQPVALWVALAALAAKELLFRYMLAVARRVRSSMLVANAWHARSDAASSLVVALGIGGNLLGYHVLDPIAAIVVGLMVARMGLRFGWDALNDLMDRAADAETVTAIRATMLATPGVLGLHDLRTRKMGDQVLVDVHLEIDATLTVAQGHAIAVEARRRTLEHHHVLNVMTHVDPVYIAAKAAEG